In Myxococcales bacterium, the following proteins share a genomic window:
- a CDS encoding YeeE/YedE family protein, which translates to MQALVSLLAGVLFGVGLGVAGMTNPGNVRAFLDIFGAWDPTLMFVMAGGIAVHMAALQLIAKHKTPLFEPSFHQALKHGLDAKLLIGAGIFGVGWGIAGFCPGPAIVSLGSGAMVPLVFVAAMTAGMLLQHVTGRRDQALATSAVADTVCE; encoded by the coding sequence ATGCAAGCCTTGGTGAGCCTGCTCGCGGGCGTGTTATTCGGCGTTGGCCTTGGCGTTGCCGGCATGACCAATCCCGGCAACGTGCGCGCCTTCCTCGACATCTTTGGCGCCTGGGACCCAACGCTGATGTTTGTCATGGCCGGCGGCATCGCCGTGCACATGGCCGCGCTACAACTCATTGCCAAACACAAGACGCCGCTGTTTGAGCCTTCGTTTCACCAAGCCCTCAAGCATGGGCTCGACGCCAAGCTGCTCATCGGCGCCGGCATCTTTGGCGTTGGCTGGGGCATCGCCGGCTTTTGCCCCGGCCCCGCGATCGTCAGCCTCGGCAGCGGCGCCATGGTGCCACTCGTCTTCGTCGCCGCCATGACCGCGGGCATGCTCTTGCAACACGTCACCGGTCGCCGCGACCAGGCCTTGGCGACGAGTGCAGTTGCGGATACGGTGTGCGAATGA
- a CDS encoding YeeE/YedE family protein, with protein MSNIALALIGGALIGLSASLYWLSHGRIAGISGLLGGLVARHASDRGQRGAFLAGLLIAGVALYLIRPGVFGLANAQPLWLVAIAGVLVGYGTRLGSGCTSGHGICGIARLSGRSIAATVTFIATGVLTIVALRAAGVEGF; from the coding sequence ATGTCAAACATCGCTCTCGCACTAATAGGCGGCGCGCTTATTGGGCTCTCCGCCTCGCTGTATTGGCTGTCGCACGGCCGCATCGCCGGCATTAGCGGGCTGCTCGGCGGCCTGGTCGCACGCCACGCCAGCGACCGCGGGCAACGCGGCGCCTTCCTCGCCGGCCTGCTCATCGCCGGCGTCGCGCTCTACCTCATCCGCCCCGGCGTGTTTGGCCTGGCTAACGCGCAACCACTGTGGCTGGTCGCCATCGCCGGGGTGCTCGTAGGCTATGGCACGCGCCTGGGCAGCGGCTGCACCAGCGGTCACGGCATCTGCGGCATCGCGCGGCTTTCGGGGCGTTCGATCGCGGCCACCGTCACGTTTATCGCCACTGGCGTACTGACCATCGTCGCCTTGCGCGCCGCTGGCGTGGAGGGCTTCTAA